A section of the Mercenaria mercenaria strain notata unplaced genomic scaffold, MADL_Memer_1 contig_1766, whole genome shotgun sequence genome encodes:
- the LOC123556081 gene encoding uncharacterized protein LOC123556081 encodes MTRQKCLQLQVILTLFVFQKSPCHLESLPTSLQQGKEKLPTTNPAAQRHTNRVGVDVAEQTENDSVSIIAKCPEIPVGGRLKHFLPKWQEVTKDQWAIDVIKNGYKLEFIEIPPFMGIKHSKTNLKNPDLIGIEIQELIAKNAIEKVPSNLTKTGFHSTLFIVAKKSGEMRPVINLNPLNRYLKKKTLQDGYHEKSSKSSSKRRLGNQSRLKGCIFSCRNTQKTPKISPVLLQRSSVSIQRALCFGPTVAPRVFTKITSVVATHLRKLSIRLATYLDDWLSLNKMRHRLLENRITILNLLFELGFIVNKKKSSLVPSQSVIYIGGHFALDKGLVYPTSERVVGLKVAVSSLLQDQITVRDYLVFLGKVASCLDLIPNARLFMRPVQLHLLRNWSPMKMSFSHQIPVTPPLRLHLQWWLQEVNILKGFCFQQSQSNVTLTTDASSTWGWGGNMNNLAVQGRWTPMQQLQHINCLEMEAVFRSVKHFLSHLKNKNVLIRSDYSTEVQYINKQGGTKSLNLCQKTWDLWMLALENGMTLKAALYSRRHELTGRCS; translated from the coding sequence ATGACAAGACAAAAATGTCTTCAACTTCAAGTAATCTTGACACTTTTCGTATTCCAAAAGTCACCGTGTCATCTGGAAAGTCTTCCGACAAGTTTGCAGCAGGGGAAAGAAAAGTTACCTACAACAAATCCAGCCGCCCAGAGACATACAAACCGAGTGGGCGTGGACGTGGCAGAACAGACAGAAAATGACTCAGTAAGTATAATAGCAAAATGTCCAGAGATACCTGTTGGAGGgagattaaaacattttcttccaAAATGGCAAGAAGTGACCAAAGACCAATGGGCCATAGATGTAATAAAGAATGGTTACAAACTGGAGTTTATAGAAATACCACCATTTATGGGAATAAAgcattcaaaaacaaatttaaaaaatccagaTTTAATAGGAATAGAAATTCAAGAGCTTATAGCAAAGAATGCAATAGAAAAAGTTCCttcaaatttgacaaaaacaggTTTTCACAGTACGTTATTTATTGTGGCAAAAAAGTCGGGGGAAATGAGACCCGTTATAAATCTCAATCCTCTAAACAGGTATCTCAAGAAAAAAACACTTCAAGATGGATACCATGAAAAAAGTTCAAAATCTAGCTCGAAAAGGAGATTGGGCAATCAGTCTAGACTTAAAGGATGCATATTTTCATGTCGAAATACACAAAAAACACCGAAAATATCTCCGGTTTTGTTACAAAGGAGTAGTGTATCAATTCAGAGAGCACTATGTTTCGGTCCAACAGTAGCGCCACGAGTGTTCACAAAAATTACATCAGTAGTGGCAACACATCTCAGAAAGCTCAGCATACGTTTAGCAACTTACCTAGACGATTGGTTGTCTCTGAACAAAATGAGACATCGTCTTTTAGAAAATCGCATAACTATTCTAAATCTTCTTTTCGAGCTAGGTTTCATCGTGAACAAAAAGAAATCAAGTCTGGTGCCTTCACAATCAGTAATTTACATAGGGGGTCATTTTGCTCTAGACAAGGGACTAGTATACCCAACATCAGAGAGAGTTGTAGGGCTGAAAGTGGCAGTAAGCAGTCTACTTCAGGATCAGATTACAGTAAGGGATTACCTAGTATTTCTTGGAAAGGTAGCGTCTTGTTTGGATTTGATTCCAAATGCAAGGTTGTTCATGCGACCAGTCCAGCTTCATTTGCTGCGGAACTGGAGTCCAATGAAAATGTCTTTTTCCCATCAAATTCCTGTTACACCTCCATTGAGATTACATCTTCAATGGTGGTTACAGGAAGTGAACATTCTCAAAGGGTTCTGTTTTCAACAAAGCCAGTCGAATGTTACGCTGACCACAGATGCAAGCAGCACTTGGGGTTGGGGTGGCAATATGAACAACCTTGCTGTGCAAGGACGTTGGACTCCAATGCAACAGCTCCAGCATATCAATTGTCTGGAGATGGAGGCAGTTTTCAGGAGTGTCAAGCATTTCCTATCCCACTTGAAAAACAAGAATGTTTTGATACGTTCAGACTATTCAACAGAAGTACAGTACATCAACAAGCAAGGGGGTACGAAATCACTGAATCTCTGCCAAAAAACATGGGACCTTTGGATGCTTGCCCTAGAAAATGGCATGACTCTGAAGGCAGCCCTCTATAGCAGGAGACACGAACTAACTGGCAGATGTTCTTAG